Part of the Desulfolutivibrio sulfoxidireducens genome is shown below.
TTTCCCGGCCCCCGGCGAAGTCCAGCCGGTAGGGGGCCGCGGCCAGGCCCGAAAAATCAAGGCCCAGAAGCAGGGAGATCATGGCCGGATTCCCGGCCACGCCCAGTTTCGCCACGGGTCCGGGCAGGTTGCGGATCACCCGGCGCAAAAAGTCCAGGATCAGGCCGCGCAGGTAGTCCGCCCCACCGCCTCGGGCGGCGAAGGCCAGCCGGGACATGACCTCGCTGCCCGCCCCGAGTTGGGGATTAAGCGCCTGTCCCTCGATGACCCGGCCCTCGCCGGACGCGGGAAAGGCCCGGAAGGCCAACCCCGTGGTCCCCAGGTCCAGGCCCAAAAAATATCCGGACGGGGTCGGCATTTCCCGGGAAGGAGCCCGCCGCGCCCCGCGTCCCGACGCGTCCGCACCCGCCACCTCCGGGGGGACCTCGATCACGGCCCCGGATGCGTCCGTGGCCGCATGGGCGCAGGAAAGCCGCCATCCGGCCGCCAGTTCGGCTGGGGAAAGCCGCCGCGAGTCCTTAGGAACCGGCGGCGGCGCGAGGGACGCGAAGCGCACCCGGCACGCGCCGCACCGTCCGATCCCGGAGCACAGGGGCCGCCCGGTGAAGCATCCGGCCCTGAAAAGGGCCTGGGCCAGGGTGTCTCCGGGCAGGACCGGCACGGCGCTACGGTTTTCGCCGTCTTGCAGGTACACGGTGTCGTCCATTTCCCGGAATCTACCGTTTTTCCGGGCCGAGGCAAAGCCGCGCGCCAGGAACCGCACGGTCCGGGAAGTCCGGAATCGGGCCGATCCTTTTGCAACCCATGGGGATAAAGGGCTTTTCCGGACCGCGCACCGATATCACGACAGGGATACCTTTGTAAAAAAGTCGTACGCCCCGCAAAAAAAATTCAAATTCCAACACATTGAAATAACACACTATGCAACATAACCCAGCCTGTCCCCTCATTTTTTGGGGTTGACAGGAGAAGCAAGGCCTTTTAGGACGCTTGAAACCTTTTGAAGGTTCCGCGATGGTGGCGGGAAATGCTCCCGCCTCTCCGTCCACAGCAAACACGGCGCTTTTGCGCGAGGCATTCCCGGTAGGGCGCGACCACCGGAAGATACACGAGATAGGCCGAATGAAACGAGAACTCCCCAACCAGGAGACGCGAAATTGACCGACGCTCGTCAAGGCCGGATGAAAATCCGAAAACGGCTGCCATACATTCTGTGCATCGCCGTAGTGTCAGTGATCATGGCCGGGTGCAAATCCAATCAGACCTCCTTTCGCTATCCCGATCATATCGAGCAATATCAAGGCTTCAACGCCAAAAACGACTTTCTCACCGCAACCCCGCTCAGCCGCCTGGCCTCACTGAACGAAATGGGCATCCAGGTGGCCGGTTCCTCCCAAGACGACGTCTTAAGCAAAAACCTCTTTGAAAAGGCCTCCACGTCCTGTCCCGCGCCGCGCCTGGCCTCGGGCAAGTCCGGCGGTTCCTCGGATGTCCTTTTGCGCGGCGCGTTCGCCCTGCTCGGCACCCGCTATCGTTCCGGCGGCGACACCCCCTCCTCGGGTTTCGACTGCTCCGGCTTCACCACCTGGGTCTTCAACAAATACGGCATCAATCTCCCCCGCTCCTCCCGCGAACAATTCCAGATCGGCCGTCAGGTGGCCAAAACCCAGCTCAAAAAAGGCGATCTGGTCTTTTTCGGCTCCAGACGCGGCATCAATCATGTCGGCATCTACCTCGAAAACGGAAAATTCATCCACAGCGCCAGCAACGGCAAGACCGTGCAGGTCAGCAGCCTGGATGAGGACTATTGGCGGCAGCGGTATGCCGGAGGCCGCAGGGTTTTCTAACGATCACCCACGACGCATGGCTCAAGGCGGCGCGTCCGAGAATTCCGGATGGCGTCGCCTTTGTGTTTCAGGCTGCTCTCGCCGATGCGCAGGTCCAGGTCACCCGATCCCTTTGCCCACCATGCCCGATATCGCGCCCGCCACATTCCCCCCGCCCCGCCGGATACGCCGCGTGAGGGTCACACGCCGTACCGCGTCCGCCTCGTCCGGCCGTCTTGCCTTGTGCACCCTGATCTGCCTGGCAAGCCTTTTTTCCTCGACCGGCTGCCAGGCATCCACCACCGCCGCCATGGGGGACATGGCTTCCCCCCCGCCCGCTCCGGACGCGATTCGGACCGTGGCCAACGGTGACGGGCGCGCCAAGGCCCCGGAACTGGACGCCGTGCGCCGGGAACTGCGGCAAGACGTGACCGAAAGGACCAGACAACGCCTGGAAAACCTGAAAAAACGCAAGATGCTGTCCCCGGCCGCCGCCGACCTCAAACTCTCCCGGCTGGCCGCGGCCGAGGAGCGAACCTATCTCGAACGCGTCAGCCTGGACGCCCAAACGCGGCTTACCCCCGTGCTCGGGCAACATCCGCCGTCCCAGTATTTCGTCTATGTGGATCGCAATCCGGCGCGCCAACTGATCTTCGTGGGCTATTTCGACGCCGATTCCGGAAAGGTGGAGCTTTTGGGCGCGGACCTGGTGTCCACGGGGCTTTTGCGGCGCGGCCAGGACTCATTTCTGACTCCGACCGGGGTCTTCGAGCACCTGCCGGACAACTTCGGCTACCGGGCCCAGGGCACCAAGAACGAACGCGGCTGGCGGGGACTAGGCGGCAAGGGCAGCCGGGTGTGGGATTTCGGTTTCCAGCAGGGCCCCCGGGAATTCCGCCGGGGGGTGTATGAAAGCCAGATGCGCCTGCTTCTGCACGCCACGGACCCGGACCAGGGCGAGCCCAGGCTTGGCGGCATGGATTCCAAGGGATGCGTCCGGGTGTCCGCGAACATGAACCGCTTCCTGGATCGCCGCTCCATCCTGGACCGGCACTACGAACGGCTGGCCGCGGAGAATCCGGACATGTGGCTTCTGGCCCCGGACCGCATCCCGGTCAGCGCCCCGGGCAGCTTCATGGTGGTGGGGGACACGGCCGCCGCCGGCAACGCGTCCCGCTGAGACACCGCCGAGCGCCCGTTCCCGTTCCCATTCCCCGTTGCGGATGGGCGCGGGGTGAACGTCGCGATCCGGCCCCCCCCTCCCTCGCGGCGCATCTCCCGGATGAGTTCCTCCAGTTCCCCGGCCCCTCCGCCCAGGCAGGCCACGGCCTCGGCCGCCCCGACCATGCCTTCGGAGGTCCGCCGGGCCACCTCGCCCACCTCGGACACGGCGCGCAGGATGTCCTCGTGAACCACGGCCTGCCGGGCCACGGCGGAGGCGATACCCCGCACCCTTATGGCGGCTTGGCTTGAGGCCTCGACGATCCCGGAAAACACCTCGCCCGTCCGGCTCACCAGCTCCCCGGCTTCATCCACCGCGTCCGCGGCCTGAGCGGCCCCGGACACGTTGCACGCGGCCGAATCCTGGATGGCCCGCACGCTTGCGCCCACCTCCCGGGTGGCGGCCATGGTCTTCTCGGCCAGTTTGCGGACCTCGTCGGCCACCACGGCGAATCCCCGGCCGGCCTCCCCGGCCCGGGCGGCCTCGATGGCGGCATTGAGGGCCAGCAGGTTGGTCTGGTCGGCGATATCCGAGATGACCGCCACCACATGCCCGATATCTCCGGCCTTCTCCCCCAGTTCGCCCATGTTTTCGCGAAGCTCGGCCGTCAAGGCGGTGATGCGGGCCATGGCCTCCATGGAACGTTTCATGGCCTCGGCCCCGCTTTGGGCCGTGTGTGTGGATTCTTCCGCCTTCGACGCGGCCTCGGTGGCCTGTCCGGCGGCGGCATCAAGGGTGGCGTGGGCCGATTCGGCCGCGTCCGAGATGTCCCGGATGCGCGAGGTCTGCAGCGTGGCCCCCTCGGCCGCCGCCCGCACGAGGCCGGCGAGGTCCCGGGCTCCCGTGGACACCCCCGTGGCGATGCGGTCCGCGCGCGCGGCCATGGCCGCGACCAGCTCGTTTTGAACGCGCACCCGTTCGGCCTGGGCGGTGATGTCGGTCAGGTCGGTGAAAAGAACGAAAAGCCCGATGCGGTTGTCGTCGAGGTCATAAAGGGGCGCGGCATCGAGCCGGACATGGAACTCCCGGCCCTCACGGCCGTTCCCCGCCGTTTCCAGGCCGCACACCGCCGAGGCCTCCTCCCGGCAGGCCAGGCATCCCGCGGCCATGGCCCCGCCGTCGCCAAGCCCGCGCAAGAATTCCTCCAGGTCCCGACCGTGATGGTCCCCAGGCTCCCCGGATTCCTGGAAGAGGTCCAGCAGGGGCCTGTTGACGAAGGTCAGCCGTTTTTTGGAATTGGCCACCAGGCAGGGCACGGTCATGGCCTTGAGCACGCTTTCGGCGAACCCCAGCTTGACCTTGAGTTCCCCGGTCATCTCCAAAAGGCCGCCCCGGATCTCGGCCATCTCGGCCCTGAAGCGTCCGGGCAGCCTCGCGGCCAGGTCCCCGCCGGCGGTCTGGCGCAAAAAGCCCCGGATGGCGGCAAAGGGATGCACGAGCTCCCGGCGCAAAAAAAGCATGGTGGTCGCCAACACCGCCACGATGGTCAAAAGCCCAAGCCCCAGGGCGGCCAGGCTCAGTTCCCCCGCGGCGGCCAACGCCTCTTCCTCGTCGGTCTCGGCCAAAAGGGCCCAGGTCACGCCCCCCATGGACACCGGGGCGAACCCGGACAGCACGCGCACCCCGCGAAAATCCTCGGCCAGGGCCGCGCCGCTCTCTCCGGCCAGGGCCTTTTTCGCGGCCGGGGTTTCCACCTTGCCGGCAAGGGGGGCGGCGAACGAGGCCTTCAGGGAATGGGTCTGGCCGGCCCGAAAGGAATCCGAGCGCATCAGTCCGTCCCCGCCCACCAGGAAACTCTCCCCGGTCTCTCCCATGCCTGTGCGCAGTTCCATGATTGTGGCCAGTTGCGCCCGGGGCACGCGCAAAACGGCCACGGCCTCCACCTTGCCCACATGGTCGTGAATGGGCGTGGCCACAAACGCGGCCGGCTCCCCGCCAAGGGGCGGATAGGGCGCGAAATCGGCGAACACCGTCTCCCCGGCCAAGGCCTTTTTCCAGGCCTCGGCCAGGTTGGAGTCGCGAAGGGGTCCGTCCTTGACGTCCTCGCCGACCTCGGCCCCGCCGCCCACGGCGAATAGCACCCGGCCGTAGTCGTCGACCACCAGGGCGTCCTCGTAGCCCAGGACCTCCACAAAGGGCCTAAACGCGCCAATGACGAAATCCCTGGTATCCAGATACGCCGGGTCGGCGACATTGGCCCGCTCCCCCTTCGGAACGCCCATGAACGCGTCCCGGCCCATGGCCACGGCGTGGTAGACCTCCTTGACCCCGGCGTAGATCCGCACGTCGGCCAGCCATTTCCCGGCCATGGCCTCCACAGCGGCCTTCTTGGCGTCGCGCACCGCCTCCACCCGGCCCAGGGCCAGGGCCGAGAGGCTGTCGGCGGCAAGGCGCACGCTGAAAAGACCCATGAGCGTCACGGGCACGATGCCGATCAGCAGACAAAAGGCGATCATCTTGGTTTTTAACGACATGAGGTACTCCCTTGCGGCAAAAGACGAGACGCGACCACAGCGGGCGTCCAGGCGAATGCCCGCCTCTACCAGCCGATGGGAAGGCCTTTCGTGAAGCTTGGGTGTCGTTTGCGCGACGCGACAACGGTGGGGGAGAAGGTGCCCGCCGGCCCCTGGGGACTGATCCCCGGGGCCGGCCGCGGAGAAAGAGGCTTAGAGAGGCCCGAAATTCTCCTCATAGCGGGCCATAAACTCCGGAAGCGAATAGGCGTGTTCCTGGGTGCCGTGACGCTCCACGGCGTAGACCGCGCTCATCGAACCAAGCCGCCCGGCCTTTTCCAGGGGCAGTCCGGCGCACAGCCCCTTGAGCAGCCCGGCCCGAAAGGCGTCGCCCGCGCCCGTGGGGTCCTTGACCTGGAGCGCCTTGGCTGGCGGAATACGGATTTCCTCGAGTCCCTGGCGGATGATCGAGCCGTTTTCCCCAAGCGTGGTGATCAGTGCGGACACCCGGGAGAGGATGTCCGCTAGGGTCAGGCCGGTGGCGTTGAGAATGAGTTCGAGTTCGTAGTCGTTGGAGATGAGATACGTCGCGCCGGTGAGCATCTCGGTCAGCTCCGCGCCGGAAAAGGCGGTGATGTTCTGGCCGGGATCGAGCACGAAGCGGATGCCGCGTTCCTTGTAACGCCGGGGATAGTCCCGCATGTCGTCCAGGTTCCCCGGGGCCACGATGGCCAGGATGTCCCCGGGATCGTGGCCGTCCACGTCGTAGCCGCAGGGATGCTTCATGGCCCCGGGGTTGAACCCGGTGATCTGGTTGTCGGACTGGTCCGTGGTGATGTAGGCCCCGGCCGTGAATTCCTCGTCGATGCGGCGGATGCCCTCGAAGGACAGGCCGCACGCGGCCAGCCAGTCCGCATAGACGGCAAAATCCTTGCCGGCCGTGGCCAGGATGAGCGGGTCCTCGCCCAAAAGCCTCAGGGAATAGGCGATGTTGCCGGCCGTGCCCCCGAACTTCTCGGTCAGGCCGTTGACCAGGAAGCAGACGTTTAGGATGTGTATCTTGTCGGGCAGGATGTGATCGGAAAACCTGCCGGGAAAGGTCATGATCCGGTCGTAGGCCAGGGAACCGGAGACGAGAATGCGCATGCGGTCAGCTCCTTTTCGATGACAATCAGGAATTGGATTGGGTTTGTTCCTCTATCCAGCGGATGAAATCCGGGTTGCCGCGAAGGATGGGCAGCACCACCACACAGGGCACATCGTAGGAATGCAGTTCCCTGACCCTGTCCGTGAGCGCGTCGGCCATGGTCATGCGGGTCTTGGCCAGCAGCACGGCCTCGTTCGCCTCCCGGACCTCGCCCTCCCACCAGAACAGGGAGGTCATGCCGGGCAGGATGTTCACGCAGGCGGCCAGGCGTTCGGCCACCAGGGTCCGGCCGATCTCCCGGGCCTGGGTCTCGTTTTCGCAGGTGATGTAGATCATGGCGGCGGACATGGCGACCCCCCCGTGGCGTTTTGGAGGCGAGGAATCTACCCCCGGAAGAGGGCCATGGCAACAGGTTGCCCAGGGAACATGTCAGGGGGACCGCAACCGACCTCCCGGCGTCGCCCCGGGACCGCGCCGGGTCCCTTGACAGCCGACGGCTTTGCGCACACTTCTACGTCCTTGCATGCACGAAAACAAAAAAACCTCGACACGCCCCCCATGAACCGCCGCAACCTGCTCATGAACATGTTCCAGGCCATGCACGACGCCCTGGGACCAAGCCGCTGGTGGCCCGGCGAGACGCCCTTCGAGGTGGCCGTGGGGGCCATCCTCACCCAGAACGCCTCCTGGTCCAACGTGGAAAAGGCCATCGCCAACCTCAAGGCGAACGGGGTGTTCGAGCCAAGGCTTTTGCACGACCTGCCCGACGCCAGGCTGGCCGAGCTGATCCGGCCCTCGGGCTATTTCCGTCTCAAGACGGGTCGCCTCAAAAACCTGCTGTCCTTTCTCAAGGCCGAATGCGGCTACGACATCCGGGCCCTGTCCGGACGCGATCTGCCGGGAATCCGGGAAAAACTTCTGGCCGTGCGCGGCATCGGCCCCGAGACCGCCGACAGCATCCTGCTCTACGCCCTGGACTACCCCACCTTCGTGGTCGACGCCTACACCCGCCGCCTGCTCTCCCGGCACGGCCTGGTGCCCGAGGAGACGACCTACGAGGAGATGCGCGAATTCTTCATGGACGTCCTGGACCATGACCCCCGGCTTTTCAACGAATACCACGCCCTGATCGTGCGCACCGGGAAATCCTGGTGCAAAAAGGGACAGGGCCTGTGCGCCGGCTGTCCCCTGGGACGCTTCCTGTAACGCCGTCAAGGCCACAGCCGCCGGACGCCCGACGTGAACCCCGCCCGCCATCCACTCCCCGCCGCCAGCACCGCCATCCGGTCCCGCCGCGTATCGGTGACGGCCATGCTCCTTGCGGCGACGATTCTGGTCGCCACGGGGGTCTCTCCGGCCCCGGCCCAGACCCTCCGGCCCGTTGCGCAAGACATGCCGGCCCCATCCGATTCCCCGGCCCCGGCCATCCCGCCCGAACTCGAATCCGAACTGGCCCGGCAAAAGGAAACGGCCTCGAAACGCCAGCAAAACGTGGAGCGTCTGACCGCCGAGGAACGCTCGCTCAACGCCGGACTGTCCGCGCTCGAGGCCAAGGTGGGGAAACTGACCGGACAACTCGAGGAAAAAGAAAGCCTGGTGCGCGAGATCATGGCCGAGGAGGCCCGTCTGTCCCGGGAACACGCCCATCTGGCCGGACGCCAGGAAAACGCCCGGAACAGGATGTCCGAATTGGTCGCGGCCCTTTGGCCCGTGCATCTGGGCAATCTCGAGTCCAAGGCCGCCGGTCTGTCCTCGTGGGACGAGGCCGACCGACGCTTCACCTGGCTTGCGGACATGTATGGCGCGGCCGCCGCGTCCTATGCCGCCTATCGGGAACAGTCCTCGCGGCTGGCCGCGAACATGGCCGCCCAGGAGGCGGCCCGGGCCCGGCTGGTCACGGCCAGGGCCGAGGCCGAAAAGAGCAAGGACGCCCTGTTGGCGGAACAGCTTGAATTCTCGAAACAGTTGCGCAACGTGCGCCGGCGCATCGTCAGCGAGGAGGAGCAACTCAAGGAAATCCTGCGGGCCATCGAGGACCTCGACGCGCGCCTGGCCGCTCCGCCGGAACCGGCCGCGCCGGTCATGCGGGGCTCCATGACCTGGCCCGTGGCCGGCACGCCGGTCACCTCCTTCGATCCGTCCGCCGACCCGCCCCGCCGGGGGGTCGGGTTTTCCACATCCCCGAACGCGACGGTCAAAAGCGTGGGTCCCGGCAAGGTGGTCTTTGCCGACGTGTTGCGCGGCATGGGCAAGGTGATTATTGTTTCCCATGGCGACGGGCATTTTACGGTATACGCCTACCTGTCGAGCATATCCGTCTCCATGGGGCGGGAGGTGGGGGGCAACGAGCCCGTCGGCGCGGCCGGGCACTATCCCCCGGCCGGCGGCCCCGGAATGTATTTTGAATTGCGTTTTCACGAGAAAGCCATTAACCCCGGGGAGTGGCTGGCCGTCCGCGAGTGACACGCGTAAATCCGAAAGACCCGCCCCGTCTTGCGGGGCAAGGTTCGCCAGGCCCCTGGAGGCTTCTATGCGTTTTCGGCATTTTTCGTGCGCCATCCTGACCGTCCTGGTCATTTCCACGGCAACCCAGTTCGCCTGGGCCGCCCCTCAGGAAGAGGACCGCTTCGCCCCGCTCAAACGCTTCAGCCAGGTCATGGACTTGGTGGAAAATCATTACGTCAAAAACGTCACCCGGGGCGAACTCATCGACGGGGCCATCGTGGGCATGCTCCAGCAACTCGACCCCCATTCGAGCTTTTTGACCAAAGAGGAATTCAAGGAGATGCAGGTCAGCACCTCCGGCGAATTCGGGGGCATCGGCATCGAGATCAGCCTGGAGAACGGCCGCCTCACGGTCATCTCTCCCATTGACGACACCCCCGCGGACAAGGCCGGGGTCAAGGCCGGGGACATCATCCTGGAGATCGACGACCAGCCCACCCAGGACATGACCCTGGTGGACGCGGTGCAAAAGATACGCGGCCCCAAGGGAAAGCCCGTGGGCCTGACCATCCTGCACAAGGATGCCCAGAAGCCCATCAAGGTGCGCATCGTCCGGGACACCATCCCCATCATCAGCGTCAAGAAGACCGAACTCGAGCCCGGCTACCTGCTCCTTCGGGTCAGCCGATTCAATGAAAATACCACCGCCGAACTGAAAGACGCCCTCAAGGACTACGGCAAAAGCGGCGCGCCCTTAAAAGGAATCATCCTCGACCTGCGCAACAATCCCGGCGGGCTTTTGGAGCAGGCCGTGAGCGTCTCGGACCTGTTTTTGCCATCCGGCAAGATCGTGTCCATCAAGGGCAAAAACAATGACCAGCGCAAGGATTTCGAGGCCAGGGGAGAATCCGGCGAGGTCACCGCGCCCGTGGTGGCGCTTATCAACGCCGGATCGGCCTCGGCCTCGGAGATCGTGGCCGGCGCGCTCCAGGACCACAAGAGGGCGCTTCTGATCGGCGAGAAGACCTTCGGCAAGGGCTCGGTGCAGACCGTCATTCCCCTGTCCGACGGCTCGGGCATCAAGCTGACCACGGCCCTGTACTACACCCCGAACGGCCGTTCCATCCAGGCCGAGGGCATCGAGCCGGATTTCAAGGTCCCCCTGCAGGATACCACCTCCGAGCGGGACGTGACCAACGGGCTGCACCAGTTCCGGGAAAAGGACCTCTCCCGCCACCTGGAGAACAACAAAAACGCCAAGGCCGGCGGCGACGATCCGGCCCAGAAGGTCAGGGAGCAGCTCGACCGGGACAACCAGTTGAAGCTGGCCCTGGAACTGGTCAAGACCGTGCCCATCGGGGCGCTCGTCCGGTAGCTCCGACGCGTTTTTCCACGGACGCGGCGCAACGCCCCCCGGCCCCGGGCCGGAGGGCGTTGCGGATACGCATCCCCGGACGCCGTATCCCCTTTCAGAACACCGCAACCCCGCGCGGCCGGGCTCGCAAACGGCCGCCCCTTCTCCATGCCCCCGGCCAAAAAAAGAAAAAAGACGAGCAAGAAGAAGCTCACCGGCTGGTGGCCGCGATTTCGCGCCAAGCTCGCCCAACCGGCGGTCCTCCTCTTCCTTGCCGGACTGATCCTCGGCGTGACCCTGGTCATCCTGGGCATCCTGTTCATCGGCCCGCAACACCGCACCCCAGACGGCCGCCCGATCCTGGAACGCTCCCATTCCGACGGGCCGGTCGCGCGCGGCAAACCGGCCAAGCCCCCCCGGACCGTCCCTCCGGACCAGCCCAGGCCCGAGAGGCAACCGGCCAGCCCAAGGCCCCCGGAAAAGGCCCTTGCCCAGCGCGCCGACGCGCCCGCCACGCCCGCCAAGCCCGCCGAGTCCAAGCCGGAGACGGCCCCTGAATCGGCTCCGGAAGCGGACCTGGACTACGAGGAGCACTTCACCGGCAAGGGGGAGTTGTCCCCGGAAATGGAGGTGGTCCGG
Proteins encoded:
- a CDS encoding C40 family peptidase, with translation MKIRKRLPYILCIAVVSVIMAGCKSNQTSFRYPDHIEQYQGFNAKNDFLTATPLSRLASLNEMGIQVAGSSQDDVLSKNLFEKASTSCPAPRLASGKSGGSSDVLLRGAFALLGTRYRSGGDTPSSGFDCSGFTTWVFNKYGINLPRSSREQFQIGRQVAKTQLKKGDLVFFGSRRGINHVGIYLENGKFIHSASNGKTVQVSSLDEDYWRQRYAGGRRVF
- a CDS encoding S41 family peptidase, coding for MRFRHFSCAILTVLVISTATQFAWAAPQEEDRFAPLKRFSQVMDLVENHYVKNVTRGELIDGAIVGMLQQLDPHSSFLTKEEFKEMQVSTSGEFGGIGIEISLENGRLTVISPIDDTPADKAGVKAGDIILEIDDQPTQDMTLVDAVQKIRGPKGKPVGLTILHKDAQKPIKVRIVRDTIPIISVKKTELEPGYLLLRVSRFNENTTAELKDALKDYGKSGAPLKGIILDLRNNPGGLLEQAVSVSDLFLPSGKIVSIKGKNNDQRKDFEARGESGEVTAPVVALINAGSASASEIVAGALQDHKRALLIGEKTFGKGSVQTVIPLSDGSGIKLTTALYYTPNGRSIQAEGIEPDFKVPLQDTTSERDVTNGLHQFREKDLSRHLENNKNAKAGGDDPAQKVREQLDRDNQLKLALELVKTVPIGALVR
- a CDS encoding endonuclease III domain-containing protein; amino-acid sequence: MNRRNLLMNMFQAMHDALGPSRWWPGETPFEVAVGAILTQNASWSNVEKAIANLKANGVFEPRLLHDLPDARLAELIRPSGYFRLKTGRLKNLLSFLKAECGYDIRALSGRDLPGIREKLLAVRGIGPETADSILLYALDYPTFVVDAYTRRLLSRHGLVPEETTYEEMREFFMDVLDHDPRLFNEYHALIVRTGKSWCKKGQGLCAGCPLGRFL
- a CDS encoding L,D-transpeptidase, whose product is MRVTRRTASASSGRLALCTLICLASLFSSTGCQASTTAAMGDMASPPPAPDAIRTVANGDGRAKAPELDAVRRELRQDVTERTRQRLENLKKRKMLSPAAADLKLSRLAAAEERTYLERVSLDAQTRLTPVLGQHPPSQYFVYVDRNPARQLIFVGYFDADSGKVELLGADLVSTGLLRRGQDSFLTPTGVFEHLPDNFGYRAQGTKNERGWRGLGGKGSRVWDFGFQQGPREFRRGVYESQMRLLLHATDPDQGEPRLGGMDSKGCVRVSANMNRFLDRRSILDRHYERLAAENPDMWLLAPDRIPVSAPGSFMVVGDTAAAGNASR
- the cutA gene encoding divalent-cation tolerance protein CutA; the protein is MSAAMIYITCENETQAREIGRTLVAERLAACVNILPGMTSLFWWEGEVREANEAVLLAKTRMTMADALTDRVRELHSYDVPCVVVLPILRGNPDFIRWIEEQTQSNS
- a CDS encoding carbohydrate kinase family protein, whose amino-acid sequence is MRILVSGSLAYDRIMTFPGRFSDHILPDKIHILNVCFLVNGLTEKFGGTAGNIAYSLRLLGEDPLILATAGKDFAVYADWLAACGLSFEGIRRIDEEFTAGAYITTDQSDNQITGFNPGAMKHPCGYDVDGHDPGDILAIVAPGNLDDMRDYPRRYKERGIRFVLDPGQNITAFSGAELTEMLTGATYLISNDYELELILNATGLTLADILSRVSALITTLGENGSIIRQGLEEIRIPPAKALQVKDPTGAGDAFRAGLLKGLCAGLPLEKAGRLGSMSAVYAVERHGTQEHAYSLPEFMARYEENFGPL
- a CDS encoding murein hydrolase activator EnvC family protein, translating into MLLAATILVATGVSPAPAQTLRPVAQDMPAPSDSPAPAIPPELESELARQKETASKRQQNVERLTAEERSLNAGLSALEAKVGKLTGQLEEKESLVREIMAEEARLSREHAHLAGRQENARNRMSELVAALWPVHLGNLESKAAGLSSWDEADRRFTWLADMYGAAAASYAAYREQSSRLAANMAAQEAARARLVTARAEAEKSKDALLAEQLEFSKQLRNVRRRIVSEEEQLKEILRAIEDLDARLAAPPEPAAPVMRGSMTWPVAGTPVTSFDPSADPPRRGVGFSTSPNATVKSVGPGKVVFADVLRGMGKVIIVSHGDGHFTVYAYLSSISVSMGREVGGNEPVGAAGHYPPAGGPGMYFELRFHEKAINPGEWLAVRE